The following coding sequences are from one Prochlorococcus sp. MIT 0604 window:
- a CDS encoding D-alanyl-D-alanine carboxypeptidase family protein, protein MEPNKDIDQFEIPLAKRTYLNNPNSTLLKNLLIFSPFVFFLFSIFSLRFIRNIEIGSLGNLNFHAQTSHDHRILGHLPYAEISKEKLVLIEPNIEVHIDMRDSLLKMREEAQKEGIYLVFLSGYRSINLQNEIFYSLKSFRNQEAAERARVSAPPGYSEHSTGFAIDFGDATQRETDFETEFENTDAFRWLIKNAAKFHFKLSFAKDNKYIDYEPWHWRYEGSIEALKVFESSNRKS, encoded by the coding sequence TTGGAACCAAACAAAGATATTGATCAATTTGAAATACCACTTGCCAAAAGAACTTACCTAAATAACCCAAATTCAACATTATTAAAAAATTTATTAATATTTTCTCCATTTGTTTTCTTTCTCTTTTCTATTTTTTCATTGCGATTTATTAGAAATATAGAAATAGGATCTCTTGGTAATCTCAATTTTCATGCTCAGACAAGTCATGACCATAGAATTTTGGGGCATTTACCCTATGCCGAAATTTCTAAGGAGAAGCTAGTTCTAATTGAGCCTAATATTGAAGTTCACATTGATATGCGTGATTCTTTATTAAAGATGAGGGAGGAAGCACAAAAAGAAGGAATATACTTAGTTTTCTTGAGTGGTTATAGATCAATAAATTTGCAAAACGAAATCTTCTATTCTTTAAAATCTTTTAGAAATCAAGAAGCTGCAGAAAGAGCTAGAGTCTCAGCACCACCAGGATATTCTGAACATAGTACAGGATTTGCTATTGATTTTGGTGATGCTACTCAAAGAGAAACTGATTTTGAGACCGAATTTGAGAATACTGACGCCTTTAGATGGCTAATAAAAAATGCTGCTAAATTTCACTTTAAATTATCGTTTGCCAAAGATAATAAATATATTGATTATGAACCTTGGCATTGGAGATATGAGGGATCAATTGAAGCTTTAAAAGTTTTTGAAAGTTCAAATAGAAAATCATAA
- the typA gene encoding translational GTPase TypA, which produces MSSSIKEIRNVAIIAHVDHGKTTLVDALLSQSGIFRDNEVIPTCVMDSNDLERERGITILSKNTAVNYKDTRINIIDTPGHADFGGEVERVLGMVDGCLLIVDANEGPMPQTRFVLKKALEKGLRPIVFVNKIDRPRVVPEIAIDKVLDLFLELGADDDQCDFPYLFGSGLSGFAKEEMESNSDNMMPLFEAILRHVPPPVGDTKKPLQLQITTLDYSDFLGRIVIGKIHNGTIKNGQQASLIKENGKTIKGKVSKLLGFEGLQRIDINEAFAGDIVAVSGFDDVNIGETIACPDSPHPLPLIKVDEPTLNMTFVVNDSPFAGKEGKFVTSRQLKNRLERELLTNVALRVEETDSPDRFSVSGRGELHLGILIETMRREGFEFQISQPQVIFREIDNVECEPIETLVLDVPEVSVGSCIEKLGSRKAEMKNMQTSSDGRTQLEFLVPSRGLIGFRGEFVRITRGEGIMSHSFYEYKPKTGDFETRRNGVLIAFEEGVATFYALKNAEDRGVYFIKPGVKVYKGMIIGENNRPQDLELNICKTKQLTNMRSAGAEELDTLQSPVDITLERALEYIGPDEMLEVTPDSIRMRKKNKKKKN; this is translated from the coding sequence ATGTCATCTTCGATTAAAGAAATTAGAAATGTTGCTATTATTGCCCACGTAGATCATGGGAAGACTACTCTTGTGGATGCATTGTTATCTCAATCAGGAATATTTAGAGATAACGAAGTTATTCCTACATGCGTTATGGATTCGAATGATCTTGAAAGAGAAAGAGGAATAACAATACTCTCAAAAAATACTGCGGTAAACTACAAAGATACCCGTATTAATATTATAGATACACCAGGACATGCAGATTTTGGAGGAGAAGTTGAGAGGGTTTTGGGAATGGTGGATGGTTGTCTGCTTATAGTCGATGCAAATGAGGGGCCTATGCCACAAACAAGATTTGTTTTAAAAAAAGCGCTAGAAAAAGGACTTAGGCCTATAGTTTTTGTGAATAAAATTGATAGACCAAGAGTAGTTCCTGAAATAGCAATAGATAAGGTATTGGATTTGTTCTTAGAATTAGGCGCTGATGATGATCAATGTGATTTCCCTTATCTTTTTGGAAGCGGGCTATCTGGTTTTGCAAAAGAAGAGATGGAATCAAATAGTGACAATATGATGCCTCTTTTTGAGGCTATTCTCAGACATGTTCCACCTCCAGTAGGTGATACCAAAAAGCCTCTTCAGCTACAAATAACTACTCTAGACTATTCTGATTTCTTAGGCAGAATTGTAATTGGGAAAATTCATAATGGAACTATAAAAAACGGTCAACAAGCTAGTTTAATTAAAGAAAATGGTAAAACTATTAAAGGTAAGGTTAGTAAACTACTAGGATTCGAAGGATTACAAAGGATTGATATAAATGAAGCATTCGCAGGAGATATCGTTGCCGTTTCTGGTTTCGATGACGTCAATATCGGTGAAACCATAGCATGTCCCGATTCTCCCCATCCACTTCCATTAATCAAAGTTGATGAACCTACGTTAAATATGACTTTTGTTGTTAACGATTCTCCATTTGCGGGTAAAGAGGGGAAATTTGTTACTAGTAGACAATTAAAAAATAGATTGGAAAGGGAACTTTTGACAAATGTTGCTCTAAGGGTCGAAGAAACTGATTCTCCTGATAGGTTCTCAGTTTCAGGAAGAGGAGAATTACATTTAGGTATTTTGATTGAGACTATGAGAAGAGAAGGATTCGAGTTTCAAATCTCACAACCTCAAGTAATTTTTAGAGAGATTGATAATGTTGAATGTGAGCCTATTGAGACTTTGGTTTTAGATGTGCCTGAAGTATCCGTTGGCTCGTGTATAGAGAAACTTGGATCGAGAAAAGCCGAGATGAAAAACATGCAGACAAGTTCAGATGGGAGAACTCAATTAGAATTTCTTGTGCCATCGAGAGGACTTATTGGATTTCGCGGGGAATTTGTTCGGATAACAAGAGGCGAAGGTATCATGAGTCACTCTTTTTATGAATATAAACCTAAAACAGGAGATTTTGAAACCAGGAGAAATGGAGTTCTTATAGCTTTTGAGGAAGGTGTTGCCACATTTTATGCATTAAAGAATGCTGAAGATAGGGGAGTTTATTTTATTAAACCAGGAGTAAAAGTTTACAAAGGAATGATAATTGGAGAGAATAATAGACCTCAAGATCTTGAGTTGAATATATGTAAAACTAAGCAGTTGACTAATATGAGGTCTGCAGGGGCAGAGGAACTTGATACATTGCAGTCACCTGTTGATATTACGCTTGAAAGAGCACTAGAATATATCGGTCCAGATGAAATGCTTGAGGTAACACCAGATTCAATAAGAATGAGAAAAAAAAATAAAAAGAAAAAAAATTAA
- a CDS encoding DUF309 domain-containing protein — protein MNEESTKSLKDSLYTALNLFNNHEWYEAHDAFEEIWNSVDGDERQVIQGILQVSVSQFHLSKGNLNGATILLGEGLGRIKTRTKINLGIDLESFCRCLEDLLRKLQYKELLNENDKPFLKTL, from the coding sequence ATGAACGAAGAAAGTACAAAAAGTTTAAAAGATTCCCTTTATACTGCTTTAAATCTTTTTAATAATCATGAATGGTATGAGGCTCATGATGCTTTTGAAGAAATATGGAATTCCGTTGATGGTGACGAAAGACAAGTTATCCAGGGGATTTTACAAGTATCTGTTTCTCAGTTTCATTTAAGTAAAGGTAATTTAAATGGAGCTACTATTTTGCTTGGAGAGGGTTTAGGTAGAATAAAAACTAGAACTAAGATTAATTTAGGTATTGACCTTGAATCCTTCTGCCGATGTTTAGAAGATTTATTGAGGAAATTACAATATAAAGAGCTATTAAATGAGAACGATAAGCCTTTTCTGAAAACTCTTTGA
- the lptB gene encoding LPS export ABC transporter ATP-binding protein yields MNLKINNVSLSIKGRLIVNDVFLTVNPGEVVGLMGPNGAGKTTTFNLAVGNIKPDKGEIFMNGKNITNLPLPIRSRLGLGYLTQEASIFRDLTVKDNIDLALQNSSLSRAAIRNRREQLINEFNLNNFVDNYGYQLSGGERRRCEIARALTVGRKGPKYLLLDEPFAGIDPLAVNDLKKLILKLSSDGVGILITDHNVRETLLITNKSYVLSEGKILANGSSSELADNPIVKKYYLGDDFKL; encoded by the coding sequence ATGAATCTAAAAATTAATAATGTATCTCTTTCAATTAAAGGAAGGTTAATCGTAAATGATGTTTTCTTAACTGTAAATCCAGGGGAAGTTGTAGGTTTGATGGGACCCAACGGTGCTGGGAAAACTACTACTTTTAATCTTGCCGTAGGGAATATAAAACCTGATAAAGGTGAAATTTTTATGAATGGTAAAAATATAACCAATCTTCCTCTCCCAATTAGATCAAGACTTGGGTTGGGTTATTTAACCCAGGAAGCGAGTATATTTAGAGACCTTACTGTTAAGGATAATATAGATTTGGCATTGCAGAATTCATCTTTAAGTAGAGCGGCAATTAGAAATAGAAGAGAACAACTAATTAATGAATTTAATTTGAATAATTTTGTGGATAATTATGGTTATCAACTTTCAGGAGGAGAAAGGCGGAGGTGCGAAATAGCCAGAGCTCTCACTGTAGGTAGAAAAGGACCTAAATATTTGTTGTTAGACGAGCCGTTTGCTGGGATCGATCCTCTAGCCGTTAATGATTTAAAGAAACTAATTCTTAAATTAAGTAGTGATGGGGTAGGGATTCTTATTACAGACCATAATGTAAGGGAAACCCTTTTAATTACAAACAAATCATATGTATTAAGTGAAGGGAAAATTTTAGCTAACGGATCATCAAGTGAATTGGCTGATAATCCAATAGTCAAGAAGTATTATTTAGGAGATGATTTCAAACTTTGA
- the ccsB gene encoding c-type cytochrome biogenesis protein CcsB has product MILDNLFKNLIYDPVSVLGLLVFYFLLVNLPISLVAVFKKKSSITVRILTILVNLFISLQLLFRWSISGHFPISNLYESLYFLTWGITMGQLLIEREYKSPIIPSIAIPIELLTVAFACFVLPDDLKVSSNLVPALRSSWLVMHVSVVMLSYAALIIGSLLSVSVLFINKNKPLQIRSSSTGIGGFKISNNYPVNGLVESIEFSYSEELDTLSYRSILIGFVLLTLGLISGAVWANEAWGTWWSWDPKETWAFISWLFYAAYLHMRISKGWQGRRPALLASTGFLVVLVCYLGVNFLGIGLHSYGWIFG; this is encoded by the coding sequence ATGATTCTAGATAATCTTTTTAAAAATTTAATATACGACCCAGTTTCCGTCTTGGGTCTTTTAGTCTTCTATTTTTTATTAGTTAACTTACCGATATCATTAGTTGCAGTTTTTAAAAAAAAGTCTTCTATTACTGTAAGAATCTTAACGATTTTAGTGAATTTATTCATATCATTACAACTACTTTTTAGATGGTCAATTTCTGGACACTTCCCTATTAGCAATTTATATGAATCTCTTTATTTCCTTACTTGGGGGATCACAATGGGACAACTATTGATTGAAAGGGAATATAAATCTCCAATAATTCCTTCGATTGCCATACCTATTGAGTTACTGACTGTGGCTTTTGCCTGCTTTGTTTTGCCTGACGATTTGAAAGTATCATCCAACTTGGTTCCAGCTTTAAGATCTAGTTGGTTAGTAATGCACGTTAGTGTCGTAATGCTTAGTTATGCGGCACTAATAATAGGTTCTTTACTTTCAGTTTCTGTTTTGTTCATTAATAAAAATAAGCCGCTTCAAATCAGAAGTAGTTCTACAGGTATTGGAGGGTTTAAAATTTCTAATAACTATCCTGTAAATGGTTTAGTTGAATCTATTGAGTTTTCTTATTCAGAAGAATTAGATACATTAAGTTATCGTTCTATATTAATTGGCTTTGTTCTTCTTACTCTTGGTTTAATTTCAGGGGCGGTCTGGGCTAATGAGGCTTGGGGTACATGGTGGAGTTGGGATCCAAAAGAAACATGGGCATTTATCTCATGGCTGTTTTATGCCGCTTATCTGCATATGAGAATAAGCAAGGGTTGGCAAGGACGCAGACCAGCATTATTAGCATCTACTGGCTTTTTAGTGGTTTTAGTATGTTATTTGGGAGTTAATTTCTTAGGAATAGGGTTACATAGTTATGGCTGGATCTTTGGATAA